Genomic window (Staphylococcus debuckii):
AACAATCAAATCAGCAAACAAAATGTTGAGTTATTAGCTAAAAATAATATCGATCTCCCAAGCAATTCGATCACTTCGTTAATCCTGTAAAAGTGGATACTACTACTTTGAATAAAATTAAAGACAACCAAGCTAATGGCAATGCAGCTGCTGTTATGTTTTCACCTATTTGGCTAACGTCTCTTATTATAGCTATTTTATCTTTCTTTACATTTAAAAATAGAGAGAAATTAGCTCCAAGTAAAGACAAATTGTGGTTTGTATGCAAACTCATTTTATCCATTACTACCGCCGCTTTTGTCGGTTCATTCATCTACATTTATTATATGAGCGGTGTTTTAAATTTTGATTTTAATCAACCTGTAATTACAGCAACTTATATTGCAATTGCTATTTTAGGTTTTTCTGCTCTGATATTTGGATTTATGGTATGGACAGGTATAGCAATAGTCCCTGTATTTATACTCTTATTATTCTTTACGATACAATCTGTGATGTTGCCTAATGCAATGGTACCAGAATTTTATCAGCATCTTGTTCTTCCTTGGAACCCTTTCTATTACTATATTAAGACATTAAAAGGATTATTATATGATAATACAAGTTTAGTAATGAATGGAACAGTGTGGATGTTTATTATATTTATGACATTCGGAATAATATCTCTTATCACACGTCTTTATACTAAGAAATACAAAAAGTACTCACTAGGCAACTAACAGCTTTAAAATTTCTGTTCAATATCAATTTTAAGCCGATGAAAATCCACAGAATTTTCATCGGCTTAAATGATATCTTTTAATTATTTATATACTCTTCCATATAATCGTCTCTACAATTAACTTGCTTTCGTTTGTTTTCTTTTTCTCAGTATTTTTTCTAAGAAGATAATTACAATGCCTAATAGCATGACTATAATCGACATGTATAAAGGATATTCAATATTCACATCAAATAAACCGCCTGCTACTAAAGGACCGATAAAGTTGCCCATACTAGTAAAGGTAGAGTTCAAACCACCTGCGAGTCCTTGTCGATCACCTGCAATATTTGAAAAATAATTAGTGATTGCTGGACGAATCATATCGAAACCTATAAAGACGATAAAACTGATAAGCATGATAGTCCAGTAACCATGCGCAATAATCAAACAGAATAAGACTACCGCTGAATAGAACAAAGATATTTGAATAAAAGTCAATTCTTCAAAGTATTTCATAAATTTATCAAATAGGAAGATTTGGAAAACTGCCCCGGCTATACCGCCGCCTGTAATGGCAATGGAAATATCTTTAGGCGAGTAATGAACTTTGTCCGCAGTATATAAAGAGAATAATGTTTCAAATGCAGCCAGGCCGAAAGCTAATACAAAGGTAATAATTATCGGTGTAATAAATACTTTAATATTAATTTTAGCCAACTCTTGCGGTTCAATTACAGTATGGAAACCATCTGTCGTTTCGCGTTTTGCTCCTTGAATAAAGAATAAGGAACAAATAAATGCTGCAATGCCTAGTGACCCGGCAAAATAGAACGGCAAACGATGTGAAAATTCTGCCATAAATCCGCCTAGCCCTGGTCCTAAAATAAAACCAGAGTTGATAATTGCTGACATATAACCGAAGTTCTTCGCTTTATCTTTAGCAGGAGAGATATCTGCTATCATTCCGGTTACACCCGGCATTACCATGCCTGCACTGAAACCGCCGATAATTCTGGAAATAATCAATAAGGTATAATTACTGCTCATAGCAAAGATAAATTCTGAAACAGAGAAAAGAACTAAGCCGATACAAATAATTAATTTCTTCCCTAATTTATCTGCTAAGTTGCCGCCAAACGGTGAAATTACCATTTGAGCCAATGCAAAGGCCGCAACAAGAATTCCTAAATCACTTCCATTTAAACCAAGATCTTTCAAATATACAGGTAATACTGGTACAACTAATCCGATACCTAAGAAAACAAGAAATATATTAAAATATAATGTGATTAATTGCTTACTCATGATGTCCTCCTTTATTGCTTATTTGCATCTTTTTTCGTTGACTATCTATTATACCCTATTCCCTGCCTAACGCTCAATAGATACATATTACAGCAATATTGCTTCTTATTATTCCCTAAATTAAATATCGTTATCCTTCATAAATTGAGGAAAGGAAGCAAACTACTCTGCCCTAATAAATTGATATCACGTGTGAAAAAGTGTAATATAGTCATCTAAGTCTGACTTACCTCAAACTTTAAAAGTTTAAATATAGATAATTTCCTTAATACGAAAGAAGAAAGAAGGCATTAATCATGCAATCACGTTATGTTGCTAGGATATTATTTGTGCTATTAATGTTATTAACATTGCCTTTAAATCACTTTTATAATTTTATGGCACTCAATCTCTTTTTAGCATATATCCCATTTGAATTGGTATTATTACTAAAACTCTTTATACCAAAGCGAAAGTTCGAGTGGCCATTATTTATTATCTTCGCACTTATATTTATCTTGATTCTTCCTAATACCTTCTATATGGTGACTGATTTAATTCAC
Coding sequences:
- the norA gene encoding multidrug efflux MFS transporter NorA; protein product: MSKQLITLYFNIFLVFLGIGLVVPVLPVYLKDLGLNGSDLGILVAAFALAQMVISPFGGNLADKLGKKLIICIGLVLFSVSEFIFAMSSNYTLLIISRIIGGFSAGMVMPGVTGMIADISPAKDKAKNFGYMSAIINSGFILGPGLGGFMAEFSHRLPFYFAGSLGIAAFICSLFFIQGAKRETTDGFHTVIEPQELAKINIKVFITPIIITFVLAFGLAAFETLFSLYTADKVHYSPKDISIAITGGGIAGAVFQIFLFDKFMKYFEELTFIQISLFYSAVVLFCLIIAHGYWTIMLISFIVFIGFDMIRPAITNYFSNIAGDRQGLAGGLNSTFTSMGNFIGPLVAGGLFDVNIEYPLYMSIIVMLLGIVIIFLEKILRKRKQTKAS